The following are from one region of the Takifugu rubripes chromosome 16, fTakRub1.2, whole genome shotgun sequence genome:
- the hsp90aa1.1 gene encoding heat shock protein HSP 90-alpha 1: MPEKAGQVVEEDVETFAFQAEIAQLMSLIINTFYSNKEIFLRELISNSSDALDKIRYESLTDPTRLESCKELKIEIRPDLHARTLTLIDTGIGMTKADLINNLGTIAKSGTKAFMEALQAGADISMIGQFGVGFYSAYLVAEKVTVITKHNDDEQYVWESAAGGSFTVKPDTGESIGRGTKVILHLKEDQTEYCEEKRVKEVVKKHSQFIGYPITLFVEKTREKEVDLEEGEKVEEVEKEAAEPTDKPKIEDVGSDEDEDTKDGKNKRKKKVKEKYMDVQELNKTKPIWTRNPDDISNEEYGEFYKSLTNDWEDHLAVKHFSVEGQLEFRALLFVPRRAPFDLFENKKKKNNIKLYVRRVFIMDNCDELIPEYLNFIRGVVDSEDLPLNISREMLQQSKILKVIRKNLVKKCMELFTELAEDKDNYKKYYEHFSKNMKLGIHEDSQNRKKLSDLLRYYTSASGDEMVSLKEYVSRMKDNQKHIYYITGETKDQVANSAFVERLRKAGLEVIYMIEPIDEYCVQQLKEYDGKNLVSVTKEGLELPEDEEEKKKLEELKNKFENLCKIMKDILDKKIEKVTVSNRLVASPCCIVTSTYGWTANMERIMKSQALRDTATMGYMTAKKHLEINPLHPIIETLREKAEADKNDKAVKDLVILLYETALLSSGFTLEDPQTHANRIYRMIKLGLGIDDDDSAVEDLIQPADEEMPVLEGDDDTSRMEEVD; encoded by the exons ATGCCAGAGAAAGCAGGACAAGTtgtggaggaggatgtggagaCCTTCGCATTCCAGGCTGAGATTGCTCAGCTTATGTCTCTTATTATCAACACCTTCTACTCAAACAAAGAGATCTTCCTTAGAGAGCTTATCTCTAACTCCTCAGAT gctTTGGACAAAATCCGATATGAAAGTTTGACTGACCCAACCCGACTTGAGTCCTGCAAAGAACTGAAGATTGAAATCCGACCCGACCTTCATGCCCGCACCCTGACGCTGATCGACACGGGTATCGGCATGACCAAGGCCGACCTGATCAACAACCTGGGCACCATCGCCAAGTCTGGCACCAAGGCCTTCATGGAGGCTCTGCAGGCTGGGGCCGACATCTCCATGATCGGTCAGTTCGGAGTGGGTTTCTACTCCGCCTACCTCGTGGCCGAGAAGGTGACAGTCATCACAAAGCACAACGATGACGAGCAGTACGTGTGGGAGTCTGCAGCTGGAGGCTCGTTCACAGTTAAGCCTGACACCG GAGAGTCCATTGGCAGAGGAACTAAAGTTATCCTTCACCTCAAAGAAGATCAGACAGAGTATTGTGAGGAGAAACGCGTTAAAGAAGTTGTGAAGAAGCACTCTCAGTTCATTGGCTACCCTATTACCCTTTTT GTGGAGAAAACCAGGGAGAAGGAAGTGGACCttgaagagggagagaaagtggaggaggtggagaaagagGCTGCAGAGCCCACTGACAAACCAAAGATCGAGGACGTGGGTTCTGACGAGGATGAGGATACAAAGGATGGCaagaacaagaggaagaagaaggtcAAGGAAAAATACATGGATGTTCAGGAGCTGAACAAGACCAAGCCTATCTGGACCCGGAACCCTGATGACATCTCCAATGAGGAGTATGGAGAGTTCTATAAAAGCCTGACCAATGACTGGGAAGACCACCTGGCTGTCAAG CACTTCTCAGTGGAAGGCCAACTAGAGTTCCGCGCTTTGCTTTTTGTACCCAGAAGAGCTCCATTTGACctctttgaaaacaaaaagaagaagaacaacatcAAGCTGTATGTTCGCAGGGTTTTCATCATGGACAACTGCGATGAGCTCATTCCAGAGTACCTCA ATTTCATCAGGGGTGTGGTGGACTCTGAGGATCTGCCCCTGAACATCTCCAGAgagatgctgcagcagagcaaGATCCTGAAGGTGATCCGTAAGAACCTGGTCAAGAAGTGCATGGAACTCTTCACTGAGCTTGCAGAGGACAAGGACAACTACAAAAAATACTATGAGCATTTTTCCAAGAACATGAAG CTTGGCATCCATGAAGACTCTCAGAATAGGAAGAAGCTGTCTGATCTGCTGCGCTACTACACCTCAGCCTCAGGGGATGAGATGGTCTCTCTTAAGGAATATGTTTCCCGCATGAAGGACAACCAGAAGCACATCTACTACATTACAG GCGAGACCAAAGACCAGGTGGCGAACTCGGCCTTCGTGGAGCGCCTTCGTAAAGCAGGCCTGGAGGTCATTTACATGATTGAACCCATCGACGAGTACTGtgtccagcagctgaaggagtaCGATGGCAAGAACCTGGTTTCAGTGACTAAGGAGGGCCTGGAGCTgcctgaggatgaggaggagaagaagaagctggaggagctcaaaAACAAATTTGAAAACCTTTGCAAGATCATGAAGGACATCCTTGATAAGAAGATTGAAAAG GTCACCGTCTCCAATCGTCTGGTGGCGTCACCATGTTGTATTGTCACCAGCACATACGGCTGGACGGCTAACATGGAGAGGATCATGAAGTCTCAAGCCCTGAGAGACACCGCCACCATGGGCTACATGACAGCGAAGAAGCACCTTGAGATCAACCCTCTGCATCCAATCATTGAAACCTTGAGGGAAAAGGCAGAAGCTGACAAGAACGACAAGGCTGTGAAAGACCTGGTCATCCTCCTGTATGAGACTGCCCTGCTGTCCTCAGGATTCACTCTGGAAGATCCACAGACACACGCCAACCGCATCTACAGAATGATCAAACTGGGTCTAG GCATTGATGATGACGATTCAGCAGTTGAAGATCTTATTCAGCCTGCTGATGAGGAAATGCCAGTCTTGGAAGGAGATGATGACACATCCAGAATGGAAGAAGTCGACTAA
- the wdr20b gene encoding WD repeat-containing protein 20 — MAAEGGGKEMNEIKTQFTTREGVYKLLTHSEYSRPNRVPFNSQGSNPVKVSFVNVNDQSGNGERICFNVGRELYFYIYKGVRKAADLSKPIDKRIYKGTQPTCHDFNPLTATAESVSLLVGFSAGQVQLIDPIKKETSKLFNEERLIDKSRVTCVRWVPGSESLFLVAHSSGSMYLYNVENTCGTTAPHYQLLKQGENYAVHTCKSKSARNPLLRWTVGEGALNEFAFSPDGKFLACASQDGFLRVFGFDAAELHGTMKSYFGGLLCVCWSPDGRYIVAGGEDDLVTVWSFSDCRVIARGHGHKSWVSVVAFDHCTTSVEDGDVPAEFSGSDEDFHEHINFGAGRERANSAHSRLSKRNSTESRPVSVTYRFGSVGQDTQLCLWDLTEDILFPHLPLSRTRTNTNVTSSLSPLTTGQSTNTSVSSTNPSCTNSKDNVSNSSTSGNQANSLPSTLPRSNSLPHSSTPTGGSTPNSHTGSSSSNNSNAKGNSIIDSAFIATGVSKFATLSLHESRKDRHEKDHKRNHSMGHINSKSSDKLNQLNSSRTAKAEAVKTLGTTLCPRMEEVPLLEPLVCKKIAHERLTVLIFLEDCLVTACQEGFVCTWARPGKVGLLSSQNNPANSPSGTVV; from the exons ATGGCggcggagggaggagggaaggagatgaACGAAATTAAAACACAATTCACGACTCGGGAAGGCGTCTATAAACTCCTAACTCACTCTGAATACAGCCGACCGAACAGGGTGCCTTTTAACTCCCAGGGCTCGAATCCCGTCAAAGTCTCCTTCGTCAATGTAAACGATCAGTCCGGCAACGGGGAGAGGATCTGTTTCAATGTGGGCCGGGAACTCTACTTCTATATCTACAAAGGTGTGAGAAAG GCTGCTGATCTTAGTAAGCCCATAGACAAGAGGATATACAAAGGAACGCAGCCTACATGTCACGATTTCAACCCTCTGACGGCCACGGCTGAGAGCGTCTCCCTGCTGGTGGGTTTCTCAGCGGGTCAAGTACAGCTCATAGATCCAATAAAGAAGGAGACCAGCAAACTCTTCAATGAAGAG agaCTTATTGACAAATCAAGAGTGACGTGTGTGCGATGGGTCCCTGGTTCAGAGAGCCTCTTTCTGGTGGCTCACTCCAGTGGCAGCATGTATTTGTACAACGTGGAGAACACCTGCGGTACCACGGCGCCTCACTACCAGCTCCTGAAGCAGGGTGAAAATTACGCTGTGCACACCTGTAAGAGCAAGTCAGCGCGCAACCCGTTACTGCGCTGGACGGTGGGTGAAGGGGCGCTCAACGAGTTCGCCTTTTCCCCTGATGGGAAGTTCCTCGCGTGTGCCAGCCAGGACGGCTTCCTGCGAGTGTTTGGCTTCGATGCGGCAGAGCTCCACGGAACAATGAAGAGCTACTTTGGTggactgctgtgtgtgtgctggagccCAGACGGTCGGTATATTGTGGCGGGAGGGGAGGACGACCTGGTGACGGTGTGGTCGTTCTCAGACTGCAGAGTGATTGCAAGGGGCCACGGTCACAAGTCTTGGGTGAGCGTGGTGGCTTTTGACCACTGCACGACCAGCGTGGAGGACGGTGACGTTCCTGCTGAGTTCAGTGGTAGCGACGAAGACTTCCACGAGCACATTAACTTTGGTGCGGGAAGAGAACGAGCCAACAGTGCTCATTCTCGACTTTCTAAGAGAAACTCAACAGAGAGTAGGCCCGTTAGTGTGACCTACAGGTTTGGCTCAGTCGGCCAGGATACTCAGCTGTGTCTGTGGGACCTAACAGAGGACATCCTcttccctcacctccctctgtCTCGCACTAGGACTAACACTAACGTAACAAGCTCCTTAAGCCCACTGACCACGGGACAGTCGACTAACACAAGCGTATCCTCCACAAATCCCAGTTGTACCAATAGCAAAGACAATGTGAGCAATAGCAGCACCAGTGGGAACCAAGCTAACTCCCTCCCCAGCACTCTGCCTCGGTCCAACAGCCTGccacactcctccacccctacagggggcagcactcCCAACAGTCAcacgggcagcagcagcagcaacaacagcaacgcCAAGGGAAACAGCATCATCGACAGCGCGTTCATCGCCACGGGCGTCAGCAAGTTCGCCACCCTGTCTCTGCACGAGTCGCGCAAAGACCGCCACGAGAAGGACCACAAGCGAAACCACAGCATGGGACATATCAACAGCAAGAGCAGCGACAAGCTCAACCAGCTCAACTCGTCGCGGACGGCGAAAGCGGAGGCGGTGAAGACGCTGGGCACCACGCTGTGCCCGCGTATGGAGGAAGTGCCCCTGCTGGAGCCGCTGGTGTGTAAGAAGATCGCTCACGAGAGACTCACTGTGTTAATCTTCCTGGAGGACTGTctggtaacagcctgtcaggagGGGTTCGTTTGCACATGGGCCAGGCCAGGGAAAGTG GGATTGTTATCCTCTCAAAACAACCCAGCCAACTCCCCCAGTGGGACAGTGGTATAG